One genomic segment of Chelonia mydas isolate rCheMyd1 chromosome 1, rCheMyd1.pri.v2, whole genome shotgun sequence includes these proteins:
- the LOC102946436 gene encoding ecto-ADP-ribosyltransferase 5-like, which translates to MCKGDIQHFQLSKEEEDDKIRFGHFASSSINEEVAEGFRTETTEEKGTLFTIHTCFGVKIQDMSYDPGQKEALIPVHETFTVSQKGNNLFDLQSTERTCSHFNCAYLGGEKNQSCVYNSAARGGIAFPSVLSPSLFGGSIILLHIAALKLFAGF; encoded by the exons ATGTGTAAAGGGGATATTCAGCATTTTCAGCTCagtaaggaggaggaggatgataaAATCAGGTTTGGACACTTTGCCTCTTCATCTATTAATGAAGAAGTGGCTGAGGGATTTAGGACTGAGACTACAGAGGAGAAGGGAACACTCTTCACCATCCACACGTGCTTTGGCGTGAAGATCCAGGACATGTCATACGATCCTGGCCAAAAAGAAGCGTTAATCCCAGTCCATGAGACATTCACTGTGTCCCAAAAAGGCAATAACCTCTTTGACCTCCAGAGCACAGAGCGGACCTGCAGCCATTTTAACTGCGCGTACCTGGGCG GAGAGAAGAACCAATCATGTGTTTACAACTCTG CTGCCAGAGGCGGCATCGCCTTCCCCAGTGTTCTGAGCCCTTCACTGTTTGGAGGATCCATCATCCTGCTCCACATTGCTGCTCTGAAGCTGTTTGCTGGTTTCTAA